The DNA sequence GCTCCCGTATCGCTTCCCAATCTTCTTTCTCCACTTCGATCAGCTCGAAAAATTGATTGGCGATCTTCTCTTGCAGCGCGCCAGCGCCCCCACCGACCATTTCGGCCGCGCTAAATTCTAACTCGCGGGTTCGGCCGGCGTAGGTTAGTTCAACCTTCCAGGTCGTCGTTTCCCCACCGTGGATTTCGACCGGGTAATGCGTCCCCTTGATTATCGCCCGGATCTCGTCGGGTAGGAATTTCTCGGCCTGCTCTTCGCGGTCGACTTCATTCATGGCCGCGAACCATTCCTTTAGTTCTTGACGGACATCGCCGGCGTCGACGCCGTTCCGACCGTCTAACGACGCTTCGACGCTATTCAAGAATTGACCACGTAGCGTCGCGCTCCCGAAGATTTTGGTCGAATACTCCCCACTTTCGAGAACGTCCCCGTTCGCGTAGGCGGCGATCCGCATTTGACCGCCGCCGATTGGCTCGTATTCGAGCGTTACGTAGCCGTCGGCCAGCTCTTCCGTGAACGCCTCCACGTTCTCGGCGGGGTCACTCATCCCGATGCACCCCATTCAACCCTCGGCCTTTCCCAACGCGCGCGCGCGGAGCAAAGGGGGGGGTCGATTTCCGGCCCCCTTTCGTTACCCCCCTTGGTAGGGTTGGTAGGGTTGAACCGCCCCGTGCCGTCTTGCGATTCGCTAATGCAACCCTTAGAGTGAGGCCTGCACCGAAAGGGGTCGATTTCAGCCCCCCCGGCTGCCCCCTCGCGTGTGCGGTAGTAAAGCAGTTCCTCGAAACGTGCCGGTCGTGTGCTTGCATCGTATGGTCGTGGCGACCGCGTCGAGCCGCCGGCGGTCGCGACGCCGAGGGCGTTGAGGCGTAACCTCTAAGCCTTCGGCCGAGAGAGAACCAGGTGTCAGGCCTGGGGGTTCTCTCCCCGGCTCGTTCAAGTTGGTTAGCGAGCGGTGCGTCCGTAGCGCGTCGAGCGCCGTTGCCGTGTGCATCATCCCCAGCCGGCATAAAGCCGCCGCCTCGCGTGTCGATCATGCCGGCACCCTCCCGGCGCGCAGCTCGTCGCGAAGGCGCTGCCAGCAATCCGGGCATAGGCCGAACTTCTCGAAGGCGGCCGTCGAGTCGGCGTAGTCCGACAGCGTCACCGACCACCGCTCGCTCCGGTCGGGGCGGTCGCGACCGCACACCCGACACTCGCCGGTCATCGGCCACCTCCCCGGAGCGCCGCGGCGGCCACCCCGGCCGCCAGCACCACCGCCACGAACGCGAGTTCGAGGAGGAGACACGCGACGGTGAGGCCGTCGACGGGCTCGCCGACGGTCCGCTCGTCGGGCGTCATCGCCCACCCCACAGCGTCAGCACACAGCCGTCAGGCGCCACGACAAGCGTCGTGTCCGTCTCGGGGTCGCGATAGGCGGCGCCGGTCACGTCGTTGCGCTCGACCGGCTCCGCGCGCCGGAGCGCGTCGAGCACGCACTCGCCAGGCCGGGGCTCCCGCGGATCGACGCGCTGCAGCCACCGGAGACTCGCGTGATGCGACACCCGCGCGCGGTCGATGGTCATCGAATCACCCCCTCGGCGGCGGCCCGCTGACACCAGGTCGCGACCCGTCGGGGGTCGGTGTCGGGCGGTGCATACCACCACACTTCCGCATAGCCGCGCCGGGCGTTTTTCGGCGGCGTCCCCCGACGCCGGTCGGCCAGCCCGCCGTCGAGCCGCTGCTGGCGAGTCTCGGCGCTCATAGCGACCACCTCGGCACGGCGGTCGAAGGCTTCTGTTTGGATAGTTCGTAGGCGATACTCCCGTCTCTCTCGGTTCGAGTCGTGTACATGGATGTTCACTCCATGCCACGTCCCCTCTGCCAAAGTCAAACCGTAACGGCGCGAACCCGGTATGAGCCGGGCCGCCTACGACGTTGAGAGTCCCGCGCCGCGGGGTGGTCAGAAAAGTTAACCACCTCGGGGCTGAAGGTGAGAGTGCATCATTCTCACCGGCGCGGTTTCCGGGGAGGGAGGCGGCAGAGAGCGGCCGTGGCGGGCCGGTAGCAATGAACCCCCTCCCCGACACCGTACTTGCGCCCCATGACCGCCCGGTGTACTGAGCGGGGGGCTTTGTGACCTGCCTTTGCACCACCATCGTCCCGACTGGTGAAAAAGCTTACGAGCGTTCGGATACAGGTTGTATACGAGGGATTCAGCGTGGCAAAACCACGAATCCAGTCACGGGTCGACCCGCACGTCAAAAGCCGCGTCGATGAGTTCGCCGAAGCCGAGGGCATGGCCGAATCCGAAGCGGTCCGGTATCTTGTACAGACGGGGCTCGATCGCGAGGAAAAGACGCTATCGGACGGGGGTGAGCCGGCCGCTCGGGAACAGGTTGACAATATGCGGCGGGAGCTGCGACGCCAGGAGGCTTTGACAGTCGCCGGGGTCGCATACCTCGCCCTATACGTCTCGGGCTTTTTGTCCGACGTGATGGCCCTCGCGGCAGGTGTCGTTCTTCTCGCCGCGTTCGGGTACTGGTATTGGAGGGGGCCATGAGCCGCCGACAGAACGGCCACGACCGCGAGTTCGGCCCGGAGGATCGGGAATACAGCGAACAGCGACGGCTCGAATCCCTCCACGACGCCCGTGAATACGTCCTGCAGGTGCGGAACTACACCGTTGATCCGGGTATCAGCATGAGCAATAGCGACCGCGACAGAGCGCTATTCGAGGCGGTGAAATCCTATATCATGGAACTCGAACCGCTATTCAAACAAGCCGAGGATGTTGGCGACGACTATTTCACCGGTACGCCGGTGGGGGAGTTCAAGATCGCCCCGTTCGACGCGGTCGTCGGGTTCTACAGCGACCACGTCGCCGACCGGGCGGGCGCCCGCCGCCCCGTTCCGCAGACGGTCGAGATCGCCTCATTGAGGGCGATCATGAGTATCTCACCGACGCGCACCGCTACGTGGCGCTATACTGTTCGAGATCGTTCAAACCAGTGGTACAAACCGGGTGCTGCTGACGGCGGCGGAACCGCCTTCGATTTGGACGCCTCGAAGTTTCCCGGCGGGTGTGGGGTGTCGGTGAGCCCCCTCCCAGGGGGCGATAAACTGAAAGAAGTGACATTTATCAAACAGCAAGAAATCCCGCCTCAAATCTCGAATTGCGCGTATCGGCTGTGCAATGAGTTCCTTGCCGAGGTGGGGCTCGACGTGGAACTCGCGGAACTGACCGACACCGAGGCCGAACTGGACTATTCGGACATTGAGGGCGGAGATTTCAACCGATAATGCACCTCACCGACACCGACTGGTGGCATGATTTGATGAAAGGTATCTACGGCCCGCGCCAGGGGGGCGCGCAGATCATCGTCGACGCCGAGGATGCCGAGAAAGGATACGGCAAGACCGGCCTGGCGGTGTCCCTGGCGCGGTTCCTTTCCGAACGGGTGTTCGGCTACGAACTCACCGACGACGACCTGACGCTGTCGGGCGCGCGGTATCTCGAACGCTGGCGGGAGCATCCAGGGAAAGAACAGCCCTCGGTTATCATCCTCGACGAGCTGGCCGGCGCCGGCGCCGGAAACAACCGCCGCGCCATGTCGAATCAGAACGTCGCCCTCGGCTCGGTGTGGCAACTCATGCGCAAGAAGCGAATCGTTACCATCGTCACGCTCCCGCATTGGTCGAAGGCCGACCTGGAAATGCGCCGCGAGGCGACGTTCAGGTTGCACTGCCTTCGCGAACCCATCGGGTACTTCCGCCCGTACCGAATCGGCGCGTCGTTCGATGACGGGAAGGTCACAACGGAGGGCTACGACGACGTTGAGCGAATCAGGTTCCCGAACATGGATGCGCACGACGACCCGCTGAAGCGGGCGCTGGATCGCAAGAAGGACAACCTCCTCGATTCGCAGTATCTCGACGCCGACAAGCTCGAAGGCGACGAGACGCCGGTCGAGGAGATCGACCCGGACAAACTTCGGAAAGAAGCCAAGAAGGAAAAGGAAACCGAGATCGCACAGTCGCTTCGGGATATGGGCTTTTCAGGCCGTGACGTGGCCGATATGCTTGGCCGGTCGCACACCTGGGTCTACGACAACACGTCAGAACCGACCGCGTCGGCCTGAATCTTCCACACGACACAGCGAATCGCACGACAGCGCCGCCTGTTGGTGGTGGAAGGAAGCCGAGAAAACAGTATATACATACTAACGTACGCTACGGTGAGGAAACTCCGGTCGGCTTCCGTTACCACTCGCCGCGGAGCGCGTCGCGAAGGTGTGCCTTTCGCTGTTCGTACTCCTCAAGCTCGTCCAAGAGGCGGCGGTGTTCCTCGGCCGCCCCGCGCCGGCGCGCGTCAGCAATCGCCCGGAGGAGTTCGAGGCCGTGTCTCTCGAACTCGCTCGGCGGTTCGTCGACGGAATTTACCCTGGGTGTGGGTTCCTGCATGGTTAGAACAGCGACGGCGTCGAGTATACGTACCGCCCTTGATCGCCCGTCTCCCCGGCCGCGGCATCCTCCCCGTCACGTTCGGGGTCGGGCCGGAACAGGTCGTCGCGCCGGCGGTCGCGGTTGAAATCGAATCGCGTGTCGACGCGGGTATCCTGCCGGGTATCCTCGCGCACGTCCTGGCGAACATCCTGGCGAAGATCGAGGCGCGTGTCGACGCGGGTATCTTGTTGAATCTCCCGCCGGAGGTCGAGTCGTGTATCGCCTCGCGCTCCGAGGCGAGCGTCCGCCGTCACGTCGACGCGGGCGTCGGCACGCACGTCGACCCTCGCGGCGGTGTCGGTATCGCTTAGCCCGCCGGTGAACAGGCCGCTCCGCACGTCGGCGCCGCTCCGCGTGTCGGTCGCGAACTCGGGGCCGAACGCGGCGTCGCCCCCGAACACGCTCGACGCCTGCGCCGCTTCCTGCCGACCGAACGCGCCGGCGAGGAGGCCGCCCGTCGCACCCGCCCCGGCGGCGCCCACGTCGGCGGCGAGGCCGCCACGGGCCGGCGAAGCCGTCTCGGCGTCGACGGAACGGCGTTGCGCGGCGACCCGCCGCGAAGCCGCCCCGCTGTCCTCTGACCCGTCGAGCCGCCCGAACGCCCGGTCGACCGCGGTCGAGAAGTCGCGGTCCGACGGTTCCCCGAAGCCGGTGTCGGGCTTCCCGGTGCCGCCGAACGCGGCGTCTTGCTGGCGGGTGTTGGACCCCACAAACGCACCCTGTTGGTTGAGCCCGGCGCGCTGCCGGGAGCGGGCGCCGCCGGTCAAGTCATCGGGCGGCGAGGCGAGCTGTCCCTCTCCCTCGGGGTCGGCGGTCGCTCGCTCGCTTACTAAGTCGTCGGCGCCGATGGTCGTCGTGTCGCTCCGCCCGCCGCCGAACGTCAGGTCGCCACGCGCTCGGCGGTC is a window from the Haloplanus natans DSM 17983 genome containing:
- a CDS encoding ATP-binding protein, which codes for MHLTDTDWWHDLMKGIYGPRQGGAQIIVDAEDAEKGYGKTGLAVSLARFLSERVFGYELTDDDLTLSGARYLERWREHPGKEQPSVIILDELAGAGAGNNRRAMSNQNVALGSVWQLMRKKRIVTIVTLPHWSKADLEMRREATFRLHCLREPIGYFRPYRIGASFDDGKVTTEGYDDVERIRFPNMDAHDDPLKRALDRKKDNLLDSQYLDADKLEGDETPVEEIDPDKLRKEAKKEKETEIAQSLRDMGFSGRDVADMLGRSHTWVYDNTSEPTASA